The Vampirovibrio chlorellavorus genomic sequence TGGGCCAGGCGGTCAGCGAACTGGCCAATGCCATGGGCAATCACAGCGGGTCTCAGGTTCTGAATGCCCTGCAATATTTTGACGCCGATAAAAACGGGGCCATTACCCGGGATGAATTGACTCAGGGGCTACAAAAGTTACAGGGCTTGGGCGTGAGCCAATCGGGTACCACCGGCAAGTTGTACCAGATGGGCGATAACCTGCTTAAAAATTATGATCGTCTGGCCGCTCAGGACGGAAACGCCAGCACCCTCAGCTTTCAGGACGTGGGCACGCTGATGGCCAAAGACGGCCATCAAGCCACGCTCTCCAGAGCGGATTGGCAGGCTCTGAACGCATAGCCGCTGCCTCGTCCCCCTGTCAATGCTAAAGACGCCCCTGTGCGCCTTACTCTATCTCGGCGGCCCGGATTTGAGCCCCCAAAGGAACCCGGGTGACGGCCAGACAGACCAGCTTGTTGCCCGTCTCTTCCGGGCTGGCCGCTTCGCTGCGAAAAGCGCGGGCAGCTTCCATAAAGGTGGCCCCGGTGGTGGTAATGTCATCCACTACAATCACTTTCTCGTAGCCGGAAATGACGCCGCTTTTCAGGTACAGACTCTGGGAGATGTTCTGCAGGCGGGTTTGTTTATCATGAATACGGTGCTGGGGTTTGATTTCCCGCATCCAGCTGAGTAAATCCGGTCGATAGTCGTAGCCGAAGTGGCGGGCCATTTGGCTGGCAAACAGCTCGATGCGGCTGAGTTCCCCATGGTGCGGTGGAATGGGAATGACCAGCACGTTTTCCGGGTGAACCACCTTAAACCCGCTGCTGGGAGGCAGGCTTTCCCAGTATTGGGTTAATAGTCCAGACAGTACCGGGATATGTTCCACCCGGTTGTAAAACTTGTGCCCATACAGGATGCGCTTGATGTTGGGGTTGAAATTGGTGGCCGCGTGAATGGCGCAGCTGGGACTGCTTAAAATGGCTTTGGGCTGGCGCAGTCCCAGCTTTTCGTGGCAGCGGCCGCAAAACTGAAGGTGATCCGGGCGTTTTTGCTGACAGGAGACACAGGTTGAACTGGCCAATGCCAACTTTACTTTACCAATGAACGTATCGATGAACATGCGTCACCCACCCAAGCCCATCCAAAGGAGCTAGATTAAACGATACTTTAGAGTCTAACCGACAGAGAAAAGGTACAGAATCACTCGTTGCTTTCTTATACCACCGAAGTGAATGTGAAAATTTGAAAAAACTCAATATGATTTTAATATCAGAATAGCATACCGTGAAGGGGTTTAAATGCTTGTTTTTAGAGGGTTTTTGAGGATTTTGGCGGGTGTTTTTTCTTGTCGGCACTGGCGAACCCGCATCCATGAGGGGAAATGCTACTGCCCCGACTGTGGACGGGGTCTGATCTTTCAGTGGGCGGTTTTGCGCTGTCTGCAGTGCCATCGCCGGGTGGAAAGCCGATTGTGGTTTGGGCGGATCTTTCCGGTGCAGCGGTGTTGCCCGCATTGTGGCCATGCTGAGGTACAAACCGATTGGCTGAGTACGCCAGCTTACTTTCAGTTGCACAAGGCCCAGCTGGTTTTGATTGCACAGGAAGCACAAAGGGAGGCTCAATGGCAAAAATACATCCTGGAGGACTCTGGTTCAGGCTTCTTGGGAAAGAGCGGGCTTGATACCCTCTTTAGGGCGATCCGAGCCTTCGAGACAGGGGACAGCCACCTGAATTTCCTGGATGACAGGCGCTCAGGTGGCAGTAGGGCAATGGTTTAGAATTGATACGTCTATTTTTGGTAGGCCTTGAGCGCCGCTTCGACTTCTATTGGCCCGAGTGCGTTACTAGTGGCTCCAAAACGGTTAAAGTTAAATTGGTTAAAGAATCGAAGTAAATAGTTTGCAAAGTTTCTTTGCTCGAAGCTAAACAGCTGTGTCCCTCGTTGAACCGCTGTAAGTTCTTGCCAGGTCAACAGGCTATTATCAAGCCCTGGTGTGTATTTTTCTACGTTTTTGATGAAGCCCGTTGCTGACCCTAGGCCAGAGCCACCGCCGATGCCGCCAATCCCACCGATCCCACCGATCCCGCCAATTCCGCCAATTCCGCCAATTCCGCCACCACCTGGCTTTACTGCACCGCCACCTGGCTTGACAGCCACACCGCCTGGCTTGGTAGGTATGCCAAATCCTCCGGGTTTGGCTGGTTGGGCAGGTTTTGTCTGTTTGGTGTTGGCCGCAGCTTGATTGAAATTGAAATTGGGCACACTGACCATGATGATGGTTCTCCTAAAAATTCTATAAATTACAATGTATATATCTTGTATATTTTTAATAAAACAAATAGTCTCGCATTATTGCGCTTGATAAAGCTGAGGCCAGCGATTTGTTTTAGACAAAGACATCCCTCGAACAGTGCCTTTCAGGACGAAATGCCAGCCTGGGTTTTTATTTAGAGCATTTCTCACTAAAAGCGCTTTAGCGCGATGGTGATAAAAGATTTGTAAGGCTGCCTTACAAACAGTGTTTGCGCGGGGTTACCCGAAAGTCTTAAAGGACAGATCGATGTTTTTGTCGATGACCTTCTGCACGGCGTCTATTTCGGTTTGCACAGCCTGTTGTTGGGTATCCACCCGTCGCAATTGCAGTTCCAGGGATTTATCCAGGGTTTGCAAGGCGTTGATCCGCAACTGAATTTGCACGGCCTGGGCCTCATCCGGGTCCAGAGGCGTGACTGCCGTAATGAGCTGGTTGGTGATATTGGCCAGCTGAAGGCGGGACTGGTTGATTTGTTGACCAGTCAGCTCCAGATCGCTCTTGCGAGCGGTGAGGGCTAAAAATCGACCTTGACTCGCGCCTAAACCCAATGGAGAAATCCCTATGCTTATCTGTGAATCTCTTCGTACCCGTTTATTCGGCACCGGCAGCCGAACCTTTAGGAATGTAACGTTCTGTTAACGCCTGTGCCTTCGTGCGTGCGCTCGGGCAGAACCGTCGATGCGTCCCTGTTTAACCCTCTAGGGGCATTCGTGTTACCATTGCTAGGCGGTGTAAGCCGCCCTTTTTTCACGTCCCCCCCTGCCTTGTGTCACAACGCCCAACCAGAAGTTGACCCCAGCCTTTATGACTTTGTCCCCTATGACTTACACGCAGCAAGTTCAAAAACGTCGTACCTTTGCCATCATCTCCCACCCGGACGCCGGGAAAACCACCCTGACCGAAAAGCTGTTGCTCTACGGTGGGGCGGTCAATCTGGCCGGATCGGTCGCCGCCAAAAAGCAGCAACGCCAGGCCACCTCCGACTGGATGGCCCTGGAGCGCCAGCGGGGCATTTCCATCAGCTCCACGGTATTGAACTTTGAGTACGACGGCTTTCACATTAATCTGCTGGATACCCCCGGTCACCAGGACTTTAGTGAGGATACCTACCGTACTTTAATGGCTGCCGATAGCGTGATCATGCTGCTGGACAATGCCAAAGGGGTAGAAACCCAGACGCGCAAGCTGTATCAGGTGTGCAAAAAGCGGGGCATCCCGGTGGTCACCTTCATTAACAAGCTGGATCGTCCCGGTCGGGAGCCGCTGGAGTTACTGGATGAGGTAGAGAAGCTCTTTAACATTCGTACGTGCGCTTTCAACTGGCCCATTGGCATGGGGGACAGCTTCAAAGGCGTGTACGATCGTCGGGAAAAGCAGGTGCATACCTTTGAGCGTACCAGCCACGGCAAGTACAAGGCCCCGGTCTCGGTGGCCGATGTGCATGATCCGGCGGTGAAGGCCGCCTTGCCCGAAGATGTCTATATCCAGCTGGTAGAAGAGATTGAAATTCTGGATATGGCCGGGGAAGAGTTTTCCACCGAGTTGTATTTAAACGGGGAAATGACCCCGGTATTCTTTGGCAGCGCCGCCAATAACTTTGGCATTGAGCTGTTTTTGTCCCAGTTCCTGCGCTTGGCCCCCATGCCCAGCGCCCGCAAAACCACGGCGGGCTCGGTCGATCCGGCTGCGGAAAATTTCTCCGGGTTTATTTTCAAAATTCAGGCCAATATGGACCCCCAACACCGGGACCGCATCGCCTTTATGCGCATTTGCT encodes the following:
- a CDS encoding EF-hand domain-containing protein — translated: MNFGTAASIGMELIQGGNGMGAVMKGALSAARLTQGKGFSQIAQKLGLSEKLGQQVGQAVSELANAMGNHSGSQVLNALQYFDADKNGAITRDELTQGLQKLQGLGVSQSGTTGKLYQMGDNLLKNYDRLAAQDGNASTLSFQDVGTLMAKDGHQATLSRADWQALNA
- a CDS encoding ComF family protein codes for the protein MFIDTFIGKVKLALASSTCVSCQQKRPDHLQFCGRCHEKLGLRQPKAILSSPSCAIHAATNFNPNIKRILYGHKFYNRVEHIPVLSGLLTQYWESLPPSSGFKVVHPENVLVIPIPPHHGELSRIELFASQMARHFGYDYRPDLLSWMREIKPQHRIHDKQTRLQNISQSLYLKSGVISGYEKVIVVDDITTTGATFMEAARAFRSEAASPEETGNKLVCLAVTRVPLGAQIRAAEIE
- a CDS encoding peptide chain release factor 3 — encoded protein: MTLSPMTYTQQVQKRRTFAIISHPDAGKTTLTEKLLLYGGAVNLAGSVAAKKQQRQATSDWMALERQRGISISSTVLNFEYDGFHINLLDTPGHQDFSEDTYRTLMAADSVIMLLDNAKGVETQTRKLYQVCKKRGIPVVTFINKLDRPGREPLELLDEVEKLFNIRTCAFNWPIGMGDSFKGVYDRREKQVHTFERTSHGKYKAPVSVADVHDPAVKAALPEDVYIQLVEEIEILDMAGEEFSTELYLNGEMTPVFFGSAANNFGIELFLSQFLRLAPMPSARKTTAGSVDPAAENFSGFIFKIQANMDPQHRDRIAFMRICSGQFARDMQVKHPRSGKMIRLSHSHRLFGQDRETINEAYAGDIVGLSSNDQFAIGDTLCVGPAIEFEPIPTFSPECFALLRNPNPSKYKQFQKGIDQLRQEGAIQVMYLQDSGQRNPVLAAVGRLQFEVVQYRLQSEYNVETDIENLLEFTHARWLVGEPADLEKVEWIVNARKAEDADGRPVALIKGEWALNYMVEKNPHITFQDTPY